A window of Apium graveolens cultivar Ventura chromosome 8, ASM990537v1, whole genome shotgun sequence contains these coding sequences:
- the LOC141680207 gene encoding uncharacterized protein LOC141680207, whose protein sequence is MEKTESCEPLKLYLSAVDLTMAAVLIKEENSDQKPVYYVIHTLKDVETCYSNTKKLAYALVIASRKLKQYFQGRMIVVMTNQPLRRILHKPDMTGRLASWTVELSQFYLEFQPRTTMRSQTLADFITKCTFSNLEPGEMITSSEKKAWVLFTDGSSTSQAGGAGIVLTSPEGFVVKHVVKFKFPANNEAEYEGLITGHKLAHSLEASVIDIFSDSQLVVKQVLGEFKAINERMATYMQVTLKILQAFTSWTISNIGRSTNQWADALSKLATTNIQKVTYPTYFTELSHPSIELHEINYILR, encoded by the coding sequence ATGGAGAAGACAGAATCATGTGAACCATTAAAGCTATATTTATCAGCAGTTGATCTCACAATGGCAGCAGTGCTAATCAAAGAGGAAAACTCAGATCAGAAGCCCGTGTACTACGTGATCCACACACTGAAGGATGTAGAAACTTGCTATTCTAACACCAAAAAACTCGCATATGCACTTGTAATTGCTAGCAGAAAATTGAAACAGTATTTCCAAGGACGGATGATAGTAGTTATGACAAATCAACCTCTACGAAGAATCTTGCATAAACCAGATATGACAGGTAGATTAGCATCATGGACGGTGGAACTAAGCCAGTTTTACCTTGAGTTTCAGCCAAGAACGACCATGAGGTCTCAGACATTGGCAGACTTCATTACAAAATGTACCTTCTCCAACCTCGAACCAGGGGAAATGATCACTAGTTCAGAAAAAAAAGCTTGGGTACTCTTCACAGACGGGTCATCAACATCGCAAGCAGGAGGTGCAGGAATAGTTCTCACCAGTCCAGAAGGCTTCGTGGTAAAACATGTGGTGAAGTTCAAATTTCCTGCCAACAACGAAGCTGAATACGAAGGCCTGATAACAGGCCATAAGTTAGCTCATAGTTTAGAAGCATCTGTAATCGACATATTCAGTGACTCTCAGTTGGTAGTCAAGCAAGTCTTAGGGGAATTCAAGGCAATCAATGAAAGAATGGCCACATACATGCAGGTTACTCTAAAAATCCTACAAGCATTCACTTCATGGACCATAAGCAACATTGGTAGATCAACGAACCAGTGGGCAGATGCCCTCTCTAAATTAGCTACGACAAACATTCAGAAGGTCACATACCCTACCTACTTCACGGAGTTATCACACCCATCAATAGAGCTCCATGAGATCAACTACATATTGAGATAA
- the LOC141680208 gene encoding uncharacterized protein LOC141680208 codes for MIEDEVQSGELAHFVIKEDSSHQQQYDQDRVIDIISGGHSARRNSNWARKSYAREVYRIESKKPMRNPSPIILFLDEDYGDRIIEDHQDALVITTKVGTNTVQKILVDNGSSVDILYYSAFKRMDLGDRKLNDARDAPLYGFIGNEIKVIGVIDLPVLYGSPISDMANG; via the coding sequence ATGATAGAAGATGAGGTCCAAAGCGGAGAGCTCGCTCACTTCGTAATCAAGGAGGACTCATCTCATCAACAACAGTATGATCAAGACAGGGTCATTGATATCATATCTGGAGGACATTCAGCAAGAAGAAACTCTAACTGGGCAAGAAAATCATATGCAAGAGAAGTATACAGAATTGAGTCCAAGAAACCAATGCGAAACCCATCTCCAATCATCTTGTTTTTAGACGAGGACTATGGTGATAGAATCATTGAAGATCACCAAGATGCGTTGGTAATTACCACAAAAGTAGGAACAAATACAGTGCAAAAGATTCTTGTTGATAATGGCAGCTCTGTGGATATCTTATACTATAGTGCTTTCAAAAGGATGGATCTTGGCGATAGGAAGCTAAACGATGCCCGAGATGCACCTCTTTATGGATTTATAGGCAATGAGATAAAGGTAATAGGCGTGATAGACCTTCCTGTACTATACGGTTCCCCCATATCAGACATGGCAAATGGCTAA
- the LOC141680209 gene encoding uncharacterized protein LOC141680209, with protein sequence MWNEERNRKSNKSSSPTFSIGCKNGQVELSKERSPPFLYYLLSGGEKTAYFLKNIRTSLKPKEGKSPKFAQLYVYDTENEIQNRTDVVPGSDGLDPEIVEGLLKILYENNKLYEGFRYARDHLNISDTDDFSLILVFSKDSSGRKNQVGPSNEVAVLIIGDSEDTCPFRDIVVQTKQKFLKSVYETCKHFMSLQYPLLFPYGDDGFHLNIPLKSKKQNVPVEQYRLDWIRNPQSTIRSDLYRSIRDSLTKGDTNPGNIGKNVILPATHTGSQRYMNQYFKDSLDICCTIGHPSLFLTMTCNTQWPEIKQMMDYLPGVDVAKKPDVIARVFKLKLDQFLDLIKKKNYFGKCNGVMHVIEFQKRGLPHCYMLIWLHPQPQNVQQIDELIYAEIPDKNMDHIGYNVYANTFFDDCGFPVYLRRRTEASVLKKGVHLDNQYVVSYNRDLLLRFHFHINLEVCNSSRSLKYLFKYFLKGHDTATMLLRKKNTKDTPDESTIKAKSMDEIKNFLIGHYICASKAAWRLLGFNIHHHFSSVERLPVHMEDEKSVSF encoded by the exons ATGTGGAATGAAGAGAGGAACagaaaatcaaataaaagcaGTTCACCTACATTCTCAATAGGCTGCAAGAATGGTCAGGTTGAACTTTCCAAAGAACGTTCTCCTCCTTTCCTCTACTATTTACTTTCTGGAGGTGAAAAGACCGcttattttctaaaaaatataaGGAC AAGTCTTAAACCAAAGGAAGGAAAATCGCCAAAGTTTGCTCAACTCTATGTGTATGACACTGAAAATGAAATCCAGAATCGGACGGACGTGGTCCCTGGATCTGATGGTCTTGATCCAGAGATAGTCGAAGGACTCTTAAAAATATTGTATGAGAATAATAAGCTCTATGAAGGATTCCGTTATGCACGTGATCACCTTAATATTTCGGACACAGATGATTTTAGTTTGATTCTGGTATTTTCAAAAGATTCATCCGGCAGAAAAAATCAGGTTGGACCATCCAATGAAGTAGCTGTGTTAATTATTGGTGACAGTGAGGATACATGTCCATTCAGAGACATTGTAGTTCAGACAAAGCAAAAATTTCTTAAGAGTGTTTATGAAACATGCAAGCACTTCATGTCTCTGCAGTATCCGTTACTTTTTCCGTATGGTGATGATGGATTCCATCTCAATATACCATTGAAGAGCAAGAAGCAGAATGTGCCTG TAGAACAGTACAGATTGGACTGGATTAGAAACCCCCAAAGCACCATTCGTTCAGATTTGTACAGGTCTATTCGTGATTCCCTTACAAAAGGTGATACAAATCCTGGAAATATTGGTAAGAATGTCATATTACCAGCAACCCATACAGGTTCTCAACGGTACATGAACCAGTATTTCAAAGATTCTTTGGATATTTGTTGTACGATTGGACATCCATCATTATTCTTGACAATGACATGTAATACTCAATGGCCGGAAATTAAACAAATGATGGATTATCTTCCCGGAGTGGATGTAGCTAAGAAACCGGATGTGATAGCTAGAGTGTTTAAGCTAAAACTTGATCAATTCCTAGACCTTATAAAGAAAAAGAACTATTTCGGAAAATGCAATGGAG TTATGCATGTTATTGAGTTCCAAAAGCGTGGACTTCCTCATTGCTATATGTTAATATGGTTGCACCCGCAACCACAAAATGTGCAACAGATTGATGAATTGATATATGCCGAAATACCAGACAAAAATATGGATCATATCGGCTATAAC GTATACGCAAACACTTTCTTCGATGATTGTGGATTTCCTGTGTATCTTAGAAGGCGGACAGAAGCAAGTGTTTTGAAAAAAGGAGTTCATCTGGACAACCAGTATGTTGTATCATATAATAGAGATTTATTGTTGCGCTTTCATTTTCATATAAATCTAGAGGTTTGTAACTCTTCGCGATCTTTGAAATATCTTTTTAAATACTTCTTGAAAGGTCATGATACTGCTACAATGCTTCTTAGAAAGAAAAATACAAAAGATACACCGGATGAATCCACTATCAAGGCAAAGTCAATGGATGAGATCAAAAATTTCCTTATTGGTCATTATATATGTGCGTCGAAAGCAGCTTGGAGATTACTAGGTTTTAACATACACCATCATTTCTCTTCTGTTGAGCGCTTACCGGTACACATGGAAGATGAGAAAAGTGTTTCGTTTTAG
- the LOC141680211 gene encoding uncharacterized protein LOC141680211: protein MEISATWSEIEKLFNDVGKSLKDYKSMPFPDDSFMHELDNRLLSDELSYNKELEHEEHEKLYRTLNKEQLHAYASIIDNVENSKRGVFFVYGSGGCGKTFLWNTICCKLCSVKKVILLIASSGIAATLLPEGRTTHSRMKLGCWNQACLRDTMTSLDPERASLPFGEFSKWVLDVGNGTLPNVNPDDIISDSEVVIPDKFLIRARENPLKAVVDVPGNEHSYFSQDSLVDSEGEKNDFGYAFPIEYLNSINLPCLPKHHLKIKEGCMIILMRNLNQIMGLLMEQE, encoded by the exons ATGGAAATTTCGGCAACGTGGTCAG AAATTGAAAAACTCTTTAACGATGTTGGAAAAAGTCTTAAAGATTACAAATCAATGCCTTTTCCTGATGACAGCTTTATGCATGAACTTGATAACAGATTATTGTCTGATGAACTTTCTTACAACAAGGAACTAGAGCATGAGGAACATGAAAAACTTTACCGCACACTTAATAAAGAGCAGCTTCATGCCTACGCTTCTATTATTGATAACGTTGAAAATAGCAAAAGAGGTGTTTTCTTTGTATACGGCAGTGGAGGATGTGGAAAAACTTTCCTGTGGAATACTATTTGCTGTAAACTATGTAGTGTTAAAAAGGTCATTCTTCTTATTGCCTCTTCCGGCATCGCAGCTACGCTGCTTCCCGAGGGAAGAACAACTCATTCAAGGATGAAGCTCGGTTGCTGGAATCAAGCATG TTTACGAGATACTATGACGTCATTGGATCCTGAAAGAGCCAGCCTACCATTTGGCG AATTTAGCAAGTGGGTACTTGATGTGGGTAATGGTACACTTCCTAATGTTAATCCAGATGATATAATCAGTGATTCGGAAGTAGTGATTCCGGATAAATTTCTGATTAGAGCAAGAGAGAACCCACTAAAGGCTGTTGTTGAC GTTCCAGGAAATGAGCACTCATATTTTAGTCAAGATTCCTTGGTAGACAGTGAAGGtgagaaaaatgattttggtTATGCTTTTCCCATTGAATACTTGAATTCCATTAATCTGCCTTGCCTGCCAAAACATCATTTGAAAATTAAAGAAGGATGCATGATTATTCTCATGAGAAACCTCAATCAGATAATGGGACTTTTAATGGAACAAGAATGA